A window of the Bacillus andreraoultii genome harbors these coding sequences:
- the rpsR gene encoding 30S ribosomal protein S18: protein MAGAGRKGRGKRRKVCYFTANGITHIDYKDVELLKKFISERGKILPRRVTGTSAKYQRMLTRAIKRARQVALLPYVSEER from the coding sequence ATGGCTGGTGCAGGAAGAAAAGGTCGTGGAAAACGTCGGAAAGTGTGTTATTTCACTGCGAACGGTATTACACATATCGATTATAAAGATGTTGAACTTCTTAAAAAGTTTATTTCTGAACGTGGTAAAATTTTACCTCGTCGTGTAACAGGAACAAGTGCTAAATATCAACGTATGTTAACAAGAGCAATTAAACGTGCTCGTCAAGTTGCATTACTTCCATATGTTTCAGAAGAAAGATAA
- a CDS encoding helix-turn-helix domain-containing protein: MAKYSEEFKIRLVTEYLEGNIGYGSLAKKYNMGSQTSIREWVNVYKAQGMDGLKHRKTKKEYSVQFKMDTIQFMLNTGASYLETAVHFNLNNPSLIIRWMKEFHEQGVEGLIPKPKGRSSMSKKHNKQKKKEEKQLTREEELERENELLRLENAYLKKLRAFRGNPNVFLEKPKQNWHSNSKKKDSD, encoded by the coding sequence ATGGCAAAATATAGTGAAGAATTCAAAATAAGACTTGTCACCGAGTATTTAGAGGGAAACATTGGGTATGGATCATTGGCAAAAAAATATAATATGGGAAGCCAGACCTCTATACGTGAATGGGTGAATGTATATAAGGCTCAAGGGATGGATGGGTTAAAACATAGGAAAACGAAAAAGGAATATTCTGTTCAATTTAAGATGGATACGATACAATTTATGTTAAACACAGGTGCTTCTTATTTAGAAACTGCTGTTCATTTTAATTTGAACAACCCTTCCTTGATTATTCGCTGGATGAAAGAATTTCATGAACAAGGAGTAGAAGGCCTAATTCCAAAACCAAAGGGGCGGTCTTCTATGTCTAAGAAACACAATAAACAAAAGAAAAAGGAAGAAAAACAATTAACACGTGAAGAAGAATTGGAACGTGAGAACGAACTACTAAGGTTAGAAAATGCATACCTAAAAAAGCTGAGAGCTTTTCGGGGAAATCCGAATGTCTTCCTCGAAAAGCCCAAGCAAAACTGGCATTCGAACTCAAAGAAGAAGGATTCCGATTAA
- a CDS encoding heavy-metal-associated domain-containing protein yields the protein MEKATIQLETLSCPSCMQKIENAVKGLNGIEQDSVKVLFNASKVKVDFNSEAIAINDIEKAIKDLGYPVIKTKVKPA from the coding sequence ATGGAAAAAGCAACCATTCAATTAGAGACCTTATCTTGTCCATCATGTATGCAAAAGATCGAGAATGCAGTAAAAGGTTTAAATGGGATTGAACAAGATAGTGTAAAAGTATTATTCAATGCAAGTAAAGTAAAGGTAGATTTTAATTCAGAAGCAATAGCAATTAACGATATTGAAAAGGCCATTAAAGATTTAGGATATCCTGTCATCAAAACAAAAGTAAAACCTGCCTAA
- a CDS encoding Crp/Fnr family transcriptional regulator: protein MEQNQCCHHQHGHTECIRIVPIFNHLEDSQMDLIAESAKTLHLQKGEMLFRAGEEDDTLYIINSGKARIYRLSDSGKEQLVRILNPGDFTGEVAIFQPGSVHENYAEALQNTSICLIKREDLQKYLVEYPQISLKILSEVTIRLKDSEKQTTQVAIENVESRIISFLAENVEKGSGNSPTVALPMSKKDLASYLGTTPETISRKFTTLEELGLIKQLPKKKIKIMDLDQLLLHTE from the coding sequence TTGGAACAAAACCAATGTTGTCATCACCAACATGGACATACAGAATGTATTCGTATCGTTCCCATTTTCAACCATCTGGAAGACTCACAAATGGATTTGATTGCGGAATCTGCCAAGACACTTCATCTACAAAAAGGGGAAATGTTATTCCGTGCAGGTGAGGAAGATGACACCTTATATATTATCAATTCAGGTAAGGCTCGGATTTACCGCTTATCGGATTCCGGAAAAGAACAACTTGTTCGCATTTTAAATCCTGGTGATTTTACAGGTGAAGTGGCCATTTTCCAACCTGGAAGTGTTCATGAAAATTATGCGGAAGCACTACAAAATACATCCATTTGTTTAATTAAACGAGAGGATTTACAGAAGTATTTGGTGGAATATCCGCAGATCTCATTAAAAATACTCTCAGAAGTAACGATACGTTTGAAGGATTCTGAAAAACAAACCACACAAGTAGCGATTGAAAATGTAGAATCCCGCATTATATCCTTTTTAGCTGAAAATGTTGAAAAGGGAAGTGGCAATAGTCCAACGGTTGCCTTACCAATGTCCAAAAAGGATTTAGCCTCGTATCTTGGTACCACACCAGAAACAATCAGCCGTAAATTTACTACTCTAGAAGAACTTGGATTGATTAAACAGTTACCGAAAAAGAAAATTAAAATAATGGATTTAGATCAATTGTTACTTCATACTGAATAA
- a CDS encoding ABC transporter permease subunit, giving the protein MVHILKREFIDSFKSIRSILIILFIIFISYQAAAFVDNNPSFINELTGAGGEEGSAYTAAIALIVLVFGFLLVFATSHDLVYKEIELKTIRLLVTKVPRLQIMLGKLLGTMLFWIITISISFSILSMFANSWFPKDYFQTIIFLFYIVSFVLLISTAITKTKLTMFLGIILGISLPIIGLTAIVSDKWYLAPFKYILPYKYLDGSFGLMFVPLAIGIIYFLISVLLMQRKDL; this is encoded by the coding sequence GTGGTTCATATATTAAAAAGGGAGTTTATTGATTCATTTAAAAGTATACGGTCAATCCTTATTATTTTATTTATTATTTTCATTTCTTATCAAGCAGCTGCATTTGTCGATAATAATCCTAGCTTTATTAATGAACTTACCGGGGCTGGAGGCGAGGAAGGCTCTGCATATACGGCAGCAATTGCCTTGATTGTACTCGTGTTTGGTTTTTTGCTTGTTTTTGCCACATCTCATGATTTGGTTTACAAGGAGATTGAGTTGAAAACGATTCGACTGCTTGTGACAAAAGTGCCAAGGCTACAAATTATGTTAGGTAAGTTACTAGGAACGATGTTGTTTTGGATTATCACAATCTCTATATCCTTCAGCATATTATCTATGTTTGCGAATTCTTGGTTCCCAAAGGATTATTTTCAAACCATAATATTCTTATTTTATATTGTCAGTTTTGTATTACTAATCTCCACTGCCATTACGAAAACAAAACTAACAATGTTCTTAGGAATTATATTAGGTATAAGTTTGCCAATTATAGGCCTGACAGCAATAGTATCCGATAAATGGTATTTAGCACCATTCAAATATATCTTGCCATATAAATACTTAGATGGTTCATTTGGTTTGATGTTTGTTCCGTTGGCCATTGGTATTATTTATTTTCTAATATCTGTTTTACTTATGCAAAGGAAGGACTTATAA
- a CDS encoding heavy-metal-associated domain-containing protein, with translation MQKATIQLETLSCPSCMQKIENAVKAINGVYQGSLKVLFNASKVKVDFDSEAVAINDIEKAIEDLGYPVVKSKVKPA, from the coding sequence ATGCAAAAAGCAACCATTCAATTAGAAACCTTATCTTGCCCATCTTGTATGCAAAAGATTGAAAATGCGGTGAAAGCAATAAACGGTGTTTATCAAGGTAGCTTGAAAGTATTATTCAATGCAAGTAAAGTAAAAGTAGACTTTGATTCAGAAGCAGTCGCTATTAACGATATCGAAAAGGCAATTGAAGACTTAGGATATCCTGTTGTCAAATCAAAGGTAAAACCTGCTTAA
- a CDS encoding ABC transporter ATP-binding protein, whose amino-acid sequence MTEIIKINQLTKRYGTTEVLKGINLTIHQGEVFGFVGHNGAGKSTFIHTITGIIHKSSGIFKIKDAPDDQIDKSKKVMGVMPDVSNLYEHMRGIHFLRYMGKLSGDRRSKRDYTILMKEVGLEGAEKKKIKTYSFGMKKKICIAQALLGNPDLIILDEPTSGLDPESAIKIRNLVMRQQKLGKTILLTSHNLDEIDKVSDRVGILSDGVIKKLGTPRQLKEETGVGISISVRTKPTLRKDDIQMLSKKLDMDVTFVESKKEYTLLQVASDEDISLLSKELIESGVQLYELKVEERSLEDVFMNTK is encoded by the coding sequence ATGACGGAGATAATTAAAATAAATCAATTGACAAAAAGATATGGAACAACTGAAGTTTTAAAAGGTATTAATTTAACAATTCATCAAGGCGAGGTCTTTGGCTTTGTTGGTCATAATGGAGCAGGAAAATCAACCTTTATCCATACAATTACAGGAATAATTCACAAAAGCTCAGGTATTTTTAAGATAAAGGATGCTCCCGATGATCAGATTGATAAATCGAAAAAAGTAATGGGCGTAATGCCGGATGTCTCTAATTTATATGAACATATGAGAGGAATACACTTTTTACGTTATATGGGTAAACTGTCGGGAGATCGACGTAGCAAGAGAGATTATACAATCCTAATGAAAGAGGTTGGGTTAGAAGGTGCTGAAAAGAAAAAGATAAAGACATATTCCTTTGGTATGAAAAAGAAAATATGTATAGCTCAGGCGTTACTTGGAAATCCTGACTTAATTATTCTGGATGAGCCAACCTCTGGCCTTGATCCGGAATCGGCAATTAAAATACGAAACTTAGTAATGAGACAGCAAAAACTTGGAAAAACTATTCTTCTCACCTCACATAATTTAGATGAAATCGACAAAGTAAGTGATAGGGTAGGTATTTTAAGCGATGGTGTTATAAAAAAACTAGGTACACCCCGACAATTAAAAGAAGAAACTGGGGTTGGAATTAGTATCTCTGTCCGAACGAAGCCAACTTTACGGAAAGATGACATTCAAATGCTTTCTAAGAAACTTGACATGGATGTGACCTTTGTAGAAAGTAAAAAAGAATATACGCTGTTACAAGTTGCTTCAGATGAGGATATTTCATTATTATCAAAAGAGCTAATCGAATCTGGTGTTCAATTATATGAATTGAAAGTGGAAGAACGTTCATTAGAGGATGTGTTTATGAACACTAAATAG
- a CDS encoding Crp/Fnr family transcriptional regulator, protein MVHNHNEHQHSHTDCLRLVPIFTHLEEVQIDKIATFVNNISLQKGDFLFQPGECDNTLYIIISGKVRIFQKMKSGEEQIIRILNPGDFTGEFSIFQTKDVYVHYAEVIQNASVCLLSGPELQRYIVESPRISLSIISELSKGLKELQKHVVLENTETRVISFLVDCVERDSGNSPTINLPMSKKEIASYLGIAPETLSRKLTKLEKQGLIEQQLKRNIKIPDLDNLILHMN, encoded by the coding sequence ATGGTACATAACCATAATGAACATCAACACAGTCATACAGATTGTCTACGTTTAGTCCCTATTTTCACCCATTTAGAAGAAGTACAAATAGATAAAATTGCGACATTCGTAAATAATATTAGCTTACAAAAAGGTGATTTTCTTTTCCAACCAGGTGAATGTGATAATACTTTATACATTATTATCAGCGGAAAAGTTCGGATCTTCCAGAAGATGAAATCTGGGGAAGAACAGATTATTCGAATTTTAAACCCAGGTGACTTTACTGGAGAATTTTCTATATTTCAAACAAAGGATGTTTATGTTCATTATGCGGAAGTGATTCAAAATGCATCTGTCTGCTTACTAAGTGGCCCAGAATTACAAAGATACATAGTTGAATCTCCGCGAATTTCTTTATCTATAATCTCTGAACTATCAAAAGGTTTAAAAGAACTACAAAAACATGTTGTTCTAGAAAACACAGAGACTCGAGTCATCTCTTTTCTAGTAGATTGCGTGGAAAGAGATAGTGGTAATAGTCCCACTATCAATCTTCCAATGTCTAAAAAAGAAATAGCTTCATACTTGGGAATCGCTCCTGAAACACTAAGTCGTAAACTGACCAAATTAGAAAAGCAAGGTTTGATCGAGCAGCAGCTAAAAAGGAACATCAAAATTCCTGATTTAGATAATTTAATATTACATATGAATTAA
- a CDS encoding heavy metal translocating P-type ATPase produces MQSYILRIKNQITLISGILIVIGLISHFALQNVALFNGSFIIASILGVAPIAIQAYQALKVKVVSIDVLVTIAVIGAFLIQNYEESAIVTFLFLFGSYLEQRTLNKTRSAIKALTEMAPESAWKQMENGEFEEVEVDDVDEGDILLVKTGAKVPVDGTVIRGEGHINEASITGESVPVNKVIDTEVFAGTILENGTLQIRADRVGEDTTFGKIIELVEEAQDSKSEAERFIDRFSKYYTPAVLILSVIVWLFSRDIELAITILVLGCPGALVIGVPVSNVAGIGNGARNGVLLKGSEVINDFSRVDTIVFDKTGTLTVGNPEVAEKEFYGNNSEEVLGYLASVERESDHPLAKAVLNNIGETTFSPVEETEVVKGGGIVAKVNGHRVAVGNVALMEKENVVLSQKAKDDVQQFEKNGNSLVLTAVDGELKVLMGIRDQVRPGVKKDLQKLKALGVKNLVVLSGDNQGTVDLVASELGLTEAHGHMLPEGKSAYIEKVQKEGQIVAFVGDGVNDSPSLALANIGIAMGSGTDVAIETSDVVLMNSDFSRLPHALGLTKATARNMKQNIIIAVAVVLVLLASVFFSEWMNMSIGMLVHEASILVVIFNGMRLMRYRLRGKNA; encoded by the coding sequence ATGCAAAGTTATATATTAAGAATTAAAAATCAGATTACCCTGATTAGTGGGATATTAATTGTCATTGGATTAATTAGTCATTTTGCTTTACAAAATGTCGCTCTTTTCAATGGGTCGTTTATTATCGCTTCCATCTTGGGAGTAGCACCCATTGCGATTCAGGCGTATCAAGCCTTAAAAGTAAAAGTGGTCAGTATTGATGTATTAGTCACTATTGCGGTAATTGGAGCTTTCTTGATTCAAAACTATGAAGAATCAGCGATTGTGACGTTCTTGTTCCTATTCGGTTCATACTTGGAACAACGCACATTGAACAAAACAAGATCTGCCATCAAGGCATTAACAGAAATGGCACCAGAAAGTGCTTGGAAACAAATGGAGAATGGTGAATTTGAAGAAGTAGAAGTTGATGATGTGGATGAAGGCGACATCTTGCTTGTTAAAACAGGCGCAAAAGTACCTGTGGATGGAACGGTAATAAGAGGAGAAGGCCACATCAATGAAGCAAGTATCACAGGTGAATCTGTACCCGTTAACAAAGTCATCGATACTGAGGTATTCGCAGGAACCATCTTGGAAAATGGTACACTCCAAATTCGAGCAGATCGAGTGGGCGAAGATACAACCTTTGGTAAAATCATTGAATTGGTAGAAGAAGCTCAAGATTCCAAATCTGAAGCGGAACGGTTCATTGACCGATTCTCTAAATACTACACACCAGCTGTTTTAATCCTCTCTGTAATCGTTTGGCTTTTCTCACGAGATATCGAGCTGGCCATCACCATATTAGTCTTAGGTTGCCCAGGTGCATTGGTAATCGGTGTACCCGTTTCAAACGTCGCAGGTATTGGCAACGGTGCACGTAATGGTGTTCTTCTTAAAGGTAGCGAGGTCATCAATGACTTCAGTAGAGTAGATACAATCGTCTTTGATAAAACAGGAACATTGACAGTCGGAAACCCTGAAGTGGCAGAAAAAGAATTTTACGGAAATAACAGTGAGGAAGTGCTTGGTTACTTAGCAAGTGTGGAACGTGAATCTGATCACCCTCTTGCAAAGGCAGTCCTAAATAACATTGGTGAGACTACTTTTTCTCCAGTAGAAGAGACAGAAGTTGTCAAAGGTGGCGGAATTGTCGCCAAAGTAAACGGCCATCGCGTAGCTGTTGGGAATGTTGCTTTGATGGAAAAGGAAAACGTCGTGCTAAGCCAAAAAGCCAAAGATGATGTGCAACAATTTGAAAAAAATGGAAACTCCCTTGTCTTGACAGCGGTCGACGGTGAATTAAAAGTACTTATGGGCATTCGTGACCAAGTTCGCCCGGGAGTGAAAAAGGATCTTCAAAAATTAAAGGCTTTAGGCGTGAAAAATCTTGTGGTCCTTTCCGGAGACAATCAAGGAACAGTAGATTTAGTGGCTAGTGAACTTGGATTGACTGAAGCACATGGTCATATGTTGCCAGAAGGTAAATCTGCCTATATTGAAAAAGTACAAAAAGAAGGGCAAATCGTCGCCTTTGTTGGTGATGGGGTCAACGATAGTCCTTCATTAGCTTTAGCAAATATCGGAATCGCAATGGGTAGTGGAACAGATGTAGCCATTGAAACATCCGATGTGGTCTTGATGAACTCTGACTTCAGTCGTCTGCCACACGCATTAGGTTTAACAAAAGCAACGGCAAGAAACATGAAGCAAAATATTATCATCGCGGTAGCTGTCGTATTAGTATTACTTGCCAGCGTGTTCTTCAGTGAATGGATGAACATGTCCATTGGGATGTTAGTTCACGAGGCTAGTATTTTGGTTGTAATCTTTAATGGTATGAGATTAATGAGATACCGTTTAAGAGGTAAAAACGCTTAA
- the lepB gene encoding signal peptidase I — protein MFKMMTLKTTQKKSIKSWLSIITTGIIFAFLIYKFLFFVIIVPSGSMFPTIQPQDRIITTRIYDVDQIKRQDIIVFYSKELDEIMVKRIIGLPNDIVEIKGDGLVYINGQELKEPYVKYSDQLTGTYQVPDGKYLFLGDNRRHSYDSRKWVNPYIDASNIEGKAVLTIFPLNRISLLE, from the coding sequence ATGTTTAAAATGATGACCCTGAAAACAACTCAAAAAAAATCCATAAAAAGTTGGCTGTCTATTATTACGACTGGAATTATTTTTGCCTTTTTAATCTATAAATTTCTTTTCTTTGTTATTATCGTTCCGAGTGGTTCCATGTTCCCAACCATTCAACCACAGGACCGAATCATAACAACGCGGATATATGATGTCGACCAAATAAAAAGGCAGGATATAATCGTATTTTATTCTAAGGAATTAGACGAAATAATGGTTAAACGGATAATAGGATTGCCAAATGATATCGTTGAAATTAAAGGTGATGGTTTAGTATATATTAATGGACAAGAACTCAAGGAACCCTATGTAAAATATTCGGACCAACTAACGGGTACTTATCAGGTCCCAGATGGAAAGTACCTTTTCTTAGGTGACAATCGGAGACACTCATATGATAGTAGAAAGTGGGTTAATCCTTATATTGATGCAAGTAATATTGAGGGAAAAGCTGTATTGACGATTTTTCCATTGAATAGAATTTCACTATTAGAATAG
- the spx gene encoding transcriptional regulator Spx, whose protein sequence is MITFYSLPSCASCRKSKKWLMKHEVPFTERNILSDPLNESEIKHLLKMTTDGTEEIISTKSKVYQALNVDIEQMNLNNLISLIMEYPKLLKAPILFDERYLQVGHNEEGLCKFLPRRNKKRILPLQALPQ, encoded by the coding sequence ATGATAACTTTTTATAGTTTACCGAGTTGTGCATCATGTAGAAAATCAAAAAAATGGTTAATGAAACATGAGGTACCATTTACGGAACGCAACATCCTTTCTGATCCTTTAAATGAAAGTGAGATCAAACACTTATTAAAAATGACAACGGATGGAACTGAGGAAATTATTTCAACAAAATCGAAAGTTTATCAAGCATTAAATGTTGATATAGAACAAATGAACTTAAACAATCTCATTAGCTTAATAATGGAATACCCCAAATTATTAAAAGCACCGATTCTTTTTGATGAAAGGTATCTACAAGTGGGTCACAACGAAGAAGGACTGTGTAAATTCCTACCCAGAAGAAATAAAAAGAGAATTTTACCTCTTCAGGCTTTACCGCAGTAA
- a CDS encoding DUF6448 family protein — MKGKFSKITGTLLISLGIIGLIPTMASAHCDTMDGPVITDAKKAIETNNISYISKWVLPEDEEELSNIYKQTMEVRELSPEAQTLADQYLYENLVRIHRAGEGAPFTGVKPEGTPFAPEIVAADTSIEVENLDPFNGVIDEEKMPEIEEAFEQVLATKEFDVNDVDAGREYVNSYVVFTHLAEGEEAHADGHDGIEEAHESTEFTNENHSAAELADGLIEVENEESGSSSNWIPWTLTIIFAITTVHLLFSKKHKHHHHH, encoded by the coding sequence ATGAAAGGAAAGTTTTCGAAAATAACTGGAACACTACTAATATCATTAGGAATTATTGGTCTGATTCCAACAATGGCTAGTGCACATTGCGATACAATGGACGGTCCTGTAATAACAGATGCAAAGAAGGCTATCGAAACAAATAATATAAGTTATATTTCTAAATGGGTTTTACCAGAAGATGAGGAAGAATTATCAAATATCTACAAGCAAACAATGGAGGTAAGAGAATTAAGCCCCGAGGCACAAACCTTAGCTGATCAATATTTATATGAAAATCTTGTAAGAATTCATCGCGCAGGAGAAGGCGCACCGTTTACAGGTGTGAAACCTGAAGGAACACCTTTTGCACCTGAAATAGTTGCTGCAGATACAAGTATTGAAGTAGAAAACCTTGACCCTTTTAATGGTGTGATCGATGAAGAAAAAATGCCCGAAATTGAGGAGGCATTCGAACAAGTATTAGCTACAAAAGAATTTGACGTTAATGATGTTGATGCCGGTAGAGAATATGTTAATTCCTATGTAGTATTTACTCATCTTGCTGAAGGTGAAGAAGCACATGCTGATGGACACGATGGGATAGAAGAAGCACATGAATCAACTGAATTTACGAATGAAAATCATAGTGCAGCGGAATTAGCAGATGGTCTAATAGAAGTAGAAAATGAAGAGTCAGGTAGTTCATCAAATTGGATTCCATGGACACTTACAATAATATTTGCTATTACAACCGTTCATTTATTATTCTCTAAAAAGCATAAACATCATCACCACCATTAA
- a CDS encoding DUF2089 family protein, whose protein sequence is MDIKNVPDWILSLDEEDMEFIKKFVMNSGSLKEIAKIYEVSYPTVRIKLDRLIEKIKLNDAADNEEFIKFIKQLSIDDRINLEEAKLIIEKYKNEKGER, encoded by the coding sequence ATGGATATAAAAAATGTACCAGATTGGATTTTATCCTTAGATGAAGAAGATATGGAATTCATTAAAAAATTCGTAATGAATTCAGGATCTTTAAAAGAAATAGCAAAAATTTATGAGGTTTCTTATCCAACGGTCAGGATTAAGTTGGATAGGTTAATTGAAAAGATAAAATTGAATGATGCTGCTGATAATGAGGAATTTATAAAATTCATTAAACAGCTTTCAATTGATGACCGTATTAATTTGGAAGAGGCAAAATTAATTATAGAAAAATATAAAAATGAAAAGGGTGAAAGATGA
- a CDS encoding P-loop NTPase family protein: MGGSGSGKSYIAKQISNKFNIPHFDLDDIFWDNQAEEYGIKTPELERDNKLKKLVEQPSWIIEGVYFKWVKPSFKKAEKIFILNIPLSLQEERIWSRYEKRKLGEVTSAKKETLQSVIDLIDWNRRYNQEHIPNFIKDNEFKRKIIQLENNEDIFKYLV, translated from the coding sequence ATTGGCGGTTCAGGAAGTGGGAAGTCATATATAGCCAAGCAAATAAGCAACAAGTTTAATATTCCTCATTTCGATTTGGATGATATTTTTTGGGATAACCAGGCTGAAGAGTATGGGATAAAAACTCCAGAATTAGAAAGAGATAACAAACTGAAAAAGTTAGTGGAGCAGCCCTCTTGGATAATTGAAGGCGTATATTTTAAATGGGTCAAACCAAGTTTTAAAAAGGCTGAAAAGATATTTATTTTAAATATTCCATTGTCACTGCAAGAAGAAAGGATTTGGAGTAGGTACGAAAAAAGAAAATTAGGAGAAGTAACTTCTGCTAAGAAAGAAACATTACAAAGTGTTATAGATTTAATAGATTGGAACAGAAGATATAATCAGGAACACATTCCAAATTTTATTAAAGATAATGAATTTAAGAGAAAAATTATCCAACTTGAAAATAATGAAGATATCTTCAAATACCTAGTTTAG
- a CDS encoding IS3 family transposase, which yields MPKKAESFSGKSECLPRKAQAKLAFELKEEGFRLKDIFLVVGIPEATYHYHIKNLEKEDPDRELKELITDLFKKFHERYGYKRITKELNKLGHRVNHKKVYRLMRELGLKCVKFMRKSRKYNSYKGKVGKVAKNRVSRRFSTPIPLQKLVTDITEFKCLGEEKLYLNPILDLYNGEIIAFGIRKRPTLDLVMEPLKETIGIIENHATYRTTIHSDQGWHYQHNQWVKTLKANKIFQSMSRKATCADNASMENFFGILKQEMYYGEKLVSYEELKRRIEEYIYWYNNERSKEKLAGLSPVEYRTQSSQSAA from the coding sequence ATACCTAAAAAAGCTGAGAGCTTTTCGGGGAAATCCGAATGTCTTCCTCGAAAAGCCCAAGCAAAACTGGCATTCGAACTCAAAGAAGAAGGATTCCGATTAAAGGATATTTTCCTTGTGGTGGGTATTCCTGAAGCAACCTATCACTATCATATCAAAAACCTTGAAAAAGAAGACCCGGACAGGGAACTTAAGGAACTTATTACTGACCTATTTAAGAAATTTCATGAACGCTATGGTTATAAACGCATCACGAAGGAATTAAATAAATTAGGACATCGTGTTAATCATAAGAAAGTGTATCGACTTATGCGAGAACTAGGATTGAAATGTGTAAAATTTATGCGGAAATCCCGTAAATACAATTCCTATAAAGGAAAGGTTGGGAAGGTTGCAAAAAACCGAGTTTCCCGCCGTTTTAGCACACCTATTCCTCTTCAGAAATTAGTAACCGACATTACAGAATTCAAATGTCTTGGGGAGGAGAAGTTATATCTAAATCCAATTCTTGATCTTTATAACGGAGAAATTATAGCGTTTGGAATTAGGAAACGTCCAACATTAGATCTTGTCATGGAACCTTTAAAAGAAACAATAGGAATAATAGAAAATCATGCAACCTATCGCACTACTATTCATTCCGATCAAGGCTGGCATTACCAACACAACCAATGGGTGAAGACATTAAAAGCAAATAAAATATTCCAAAGTATGTCGCGTAAAGCAACGTGCGCAGACAACGCTTCGATGGAGAATTTCTTTGGCATTTTAAAGCAAGAAATGTATTATGGGGAAAAACTAGTAAGCTATGAAGAATTAAAAAGAAGAATAGAAGAATATATCTACTGGTATAACAATGAACGTTCAAAAGAAAAATTAGCCGGATTGAGTCCAGTCGAATACCGAACTCAATCCAGCCAATCAGCTGCATAA